Below is a window of Peromyscus eremicus chromosome 22, PerEre_H2_v1, whole genome shotgun sequence DNA.
tgcatgaAAGGGTCGCAgctttgggaaggttgagaaccactgctataatgGAAGAGAAAAGGGCTCATGGGTTCCTACACCTTCCTAAGGATTATACACCATGATTGATGGGGGATGGAGAGACGTTTTCTTCAGTGACAGAGCCACTGGTAAGGTGCACATACTTTTGGAAACAAACCCTTACCCATAACCTTAGAAGCAACCCAATGAAAGCCACTGGGTCActgccttgaaaaataaaacaaaaaaccatggaaGTAGAAGGGAACAGGTTGGGAAAAGGGCCTAAGGGTGGGAGTGGGGACAAAGGGTAAGGGAGTactctatacacacacatgaaaatgtcaGAATGAAATGCATATGTGTAATTAACAGATGCtagaaaaaacaccaaaaaagaaacaatattaagaaAAGGtgattaagccaggtggtggtggtgcacacttttaatcccagcactcgagaggcagagctaggcggatctctgcgagttcgaggccagcctggtctacagagtgagtttcaggacaggacaggcaccaaaactacagagaaatcctgtctcaaaaaaccaaaaaacaaacaaacaaacaaaaaaaaaaaaaaaaaaaaaaagaaagggtggTTAAATGAAacaggtattttttaaaatatttattaaaacaagCATGAAAGCAAAAGTAAGATTGGAAAATCAGTATAGATCTGTTAcaggaaaacattcatacaaactaaaacaaaacaaaaaaacccacaattccTGGGAATCCCAGAAACATAGCAAAGAATGCCACTGATGCATTACTTGAAATGATAATATGGTCACatttttcaataaatgaaaaacttCAAGTATGAATTTAAGCATCACCAAGCCAAATAAATATCATACCTGACCTCATTATGACATAAAACTCTCAAACATCAAAGACAGAGACTATAacgctgaagaaaaaaaaaaaaaaaaagaaagaaagaaagaaaaaggaaccaCACGCAAACAAGAATATCACCTAATAAGATTAATGCTTAATCTTGAAAACGTGGGCCTGGAGATATAGATGACATCCTTAAGCATGAACAAAAATGATGTCCAACTTAATATAAGGTCaaaggtatttctttttttttttttttttttgagatggggtctatCACGTGGCTCTggttgtccaggaactcactctgtaacccaggctggcctcaaactcacagagatccacctgcctctgcctcaagagtgctgggtttaaaggtgtgcgccatacCTGGCCTTCAAATGTATACAACAAAACACTCAGGAACATCTAAAAGACAAAACCACACACTTCAGGGTTACCAAACTACAAACAGCTTGTGTCACGACagccaggctggtcctgaactctggATCTTTCTCTCTTAATCTCTCAAGTGTTAGCAATACCAtgcctgtgccaccatgaccagcagGGTGCTTTTTTAAAACTaggtttagggctggagagatggctcagtggttaagagcactagatgctcttccagaggacctgggttcaattcccagcaaccacatggtggctcacaaccatccataatgagatctggtgccctcttctggtgtgcaggcatacatgcagacagaacactgtatacatagtaaataaatctttaaaattagacTTAACCAGCTCACACCATGCCCATTTTACACATCTTTCATACAAAAAAGAGCAGAGCTATGTAGCTGCTACAGACATCACAGCCTAAAATACCTGCTCCTCAAAATATAAGGCCAGCTGTTAAACAGACCAATGGAACCAAACAGAATCCAGACAGGACCAACTAGACTACCATATCATGAGACAAGTGATCTTTTCAAGATGTTCTGTTTGGAGGCATACTGGCAGACGGTGGAGGTAAGCATGAACTATCTCTGAAAGATGAAAGGAAGTATAAAATAACAGAGCCCCACCATTACTGTGTTAGATGAAGACTTatgaaacaaaaactcaaaactcACCTCCACTTACAGAGCGTGGAAGGCAAGCCATAGTCTAAAGGACTCAAACCCAAAATAcgtaaaggaaaaacaaatcctAGTTGatgacatttatttacttacttcaaAGGCTGTAAGAAGAATGCTTGGAAGACTCAGGAATCTCACTCACACAGGCATAGCACAGTGCTGAAGAGAGACTGATTCTAGGACCCACTGCGGACACCCAAATCTATGGATGCTCAAGTCCCCTGCCTAAAAAAGGCCAGAGTATTTGCATACAACCTCCACTTCTTGTACACTTTGAATTATCTGTAGATTATCAATAACACTTAATATTGTGTAAATATGCAATGTTATAAAAACACTTACATTTTGCTCTTTACAGAATGACAAGAAAAAAGTCAAATACTAAGTAAGTCCATAATAAGGTACTACTACactccaccatgatgacaaacctTTAAAACTGGCAATGCCACATCCTGGTAAAGCACTCTCCCTTCAGCACCCCACATTGGTCATTACAGCCCTAGAGCACAGCTGTTCAGCCCACAGACAGCATGTCCTGTCCCGGTGGTCAAACTCAAGTTTGCCACAAGGCCACCTCTTCATAATTGGGTTCAAGCAGCTGGGTTTGGGGACATAAGGACAGAGCTCTCCACTCTCTCCTGAATGGGGCCACTGTGATCTCAaatgctattttatttgtttgttttctgtttttttcgagacagggtttctgtgttgttttggtgcctgtccagaaactcactctgtagcccaggctggccttgaactcacagagatctgcctgcctctgcctcccagtgctgggattcaaggcgtgtgccaccacctggcggaaagcattgtttttaatgtAACAAAAGCGACAAGAATGTCACAGCAGCAATCTTCATAATGACCCACATGGCGTCAACAGCGGAACAGGTAAACCGTAACAGTCAGGAAACAAAGCTGCCTCACAGCGGTGATGGTCTGAATCAGTCTCACAGACTGTACTCTTAGCAAAACAAGCAAGACAGGAGAGTTTATGGTCTACAGCTATACGGAGTTCAGGTGTGGCGGCCCTGTGAGGCTGAGCCAGGAAGACTGCATGGTCTAGTGTGGCCTGGGTCAGAGTGAATTCAGGCCAGGCTAAGGAGCAAGATCCAAAACACTGTTCAAAATCAGgtaaaacctttcttttcttaaaggtttatttatttattatgtatacagtgctctgcctgcacatatgtctgcaggccagaagagggcaccagatctcagtccagatggttgtgagccaacacgtggttgctgagaattgaactcatgacccagttctggaagaacagccagtactcttaacctctgagccatctctcctgccccctggTAAAACCACtcttggggccgggcggtggtggcgcacgcctttaatcccagcacttgggaggcagagccaggtggatctctgtgagttcgaggccagcctggactaccaagtgagttccaggaaaggcgcaaagctacacagagaaaccctgtctcgaaaaaaaaaaaaaaaaaaaccactcttgGTACCAGAAACTGGATCGGTGGTTACACCGAAAGGCATGATTAACAACAGGAGGCAAAAGGCTAATTCTGGGGTACTGGTACTATCCTAAGTTTCCACTTCCAGCAGAAAGCTGGCTGGATTCCCTTAAGATGCTCACCGGCCTCTCCACATTACATGTACTTTACTTCAGTAAAAAGCAaactaaagaaaaggagaaagagtgggaagggagggagggaaccgGAGGGAAGGCTGGCCTTGGGTAACGATGGGCATCACGTGAGTGTGACGTTTTGTAACATTTTCTTGGCCCTGCAGGATTTAGTGGGAAAATGGAACTATTAAGAGACCCCCGAACTACTGTAATTATCCTAGGATCCAACCCACCTGGTAAGTGGTTTACCACGTGTGTTGATAATACTTAATGTATGGCAGAGGAGAAGTACAGACAGCAGAAAGGACCACTTGACAGATCTGTTGACCGGACTTCAGCTAGAGTGGACACCAGAAAGAAGGGATGGCCGGTGTTCACTGTGAAATTCTGAGACCGGGTGACAGAACATTGGCACCAATGGGAAAATGACAAACGACTTAGATCTGCTGAGGCTGAGGTACCAGGTCAGGTGTCTGTGAGAGAAGGCAGGGGGCTGTTACGAAGAGCTCTCCTGCCTCTTCATCGCCACCTGACGATTATTAGTCAACAGGCCTGGCTCTATCTCCGCAGGTCTGACTATTTGAAGAGAATCAAAGACTTGAACGCATTCCGGCATGATCCCGAGTAAAGCATGTGATCCCTCCCGGTTTACAGATCTGGGGATCGTAGCTGATCCTCACACCCCCGGAGAGCCCACGAGGCTTTTCTACTCACTCTGGCTTGCCGTCCCTTCACTTCAGCCCTCAGCTGATCTCGCTGTCTCTGCAGTTCCTGAATCTTGGCTCTAAGAGAATGTTCCTTTGTGGGAACGGCCGGCTCTTCAGACTTTCTATCCCATCTGTTCATCTGGGCCTCTAGTCTTTCCAGGTGAGCTAAAACAcctaagaaaatggaaaaaaaaaaaaaaaaaagacttcacaaTCGGACAAGGGTTTAACTGGCAAAACGCACACACCAAGAAGTAATGGTTTGCGGTGCCACACTCTGACCCAAAgcagcaactttgggaggaaagcgCTGCTTCACCTTACAGGTTCCGTCCATCATGGGGAGGAGTCATAGAAACCGACGGCAGGAACTGTTGGAGGAActcttgctcagtttgctttcttagaCAACCAGAACCATCTGCCTGGGGGGGTGACAGGAACTCAgggtgggaactgaagcagagaccatggaggaacacactTCCTGACTTGCTTTCTCCTGCTCAGCCAGCTGTCagacacaacccaggaccacctgcccaggggccGTTCCACCCACAGTGGGGTAGGCCCTCCTCCATCTATtagcaataaaaattaaaaaaaaaaaatgtcctaaagAAATGCCCACGGACCAATCTGATGAGGtcattcctcagctgaggttccctcttcatAGGTGTACCAAGTTGACAAACCAAAAACAGTCACCAAAATAGATGTCTCATTTAACTAGGATTTGGGAGCCAGGTAAACTGTTAAATAAGATATTTGCCctcaatttatttattcattgagacaggacctctgctatatggctggccttgaactcacagagattcacctgcctctaccagagtgctgggattaaaggtgtgggccacccaCCTGCCATAAATTTATAAAACCGGAGGACCAGACAAGCAAACCAGAGACCATCAACCTCTCTGTTGAACACTGGTGTAAAAGCACTCCCTAATCAGGACACTTATTTAAAGGGAACAGGAGACTCTGGTCTGCCTACTGCTTGCTTTGTGGGGAGCAACAGCACTTCTCTAAGCCTGTTTATCACAGAAGCACATGTACAGGGTGGAAAAGGACAAGCCTCAATAGCTTTACCACAGACACATGAAATCTCCCTGTAGAAGTCCCGTGCTTCTGACATTAAGACCCCGTAACTGGGTTCCTAAAGCAGATCCAGTATCCACTTTGCAGGGTTCACAAGAATATACAGACACAAAAATCTGCTCACTTGCCTTGGGACAGCCCACACTTAGCTCATTCACCTATGAGCTAAGTCAAGGCTAGACATCAATTACTAGTGtctatctcatttaaaaaaaaaaaaaacttgcacaAGATCAAAAGACCCACAATATGCAGCACCATTACATTTCACCTGCTTTTCTTATGCACTCACTGACGCCTGTCTTATTTCCCCAGGCGCCTCAGCACAGGTGTTACCACTTTTCTCTGCTGTATCCCGTTCCTCTCCAGGCTCATACAACCAAAAGCCGCAATGACCAGGCAGAGGGAGAAAACCCACACGGCACTAGCCAAATGTTTCCATCTTTTGGATGTCAGAGTTGACAGGCAGACTGTTGGAGCACCTGACCAGGCTAGGTCTGCTCAGCGTTCACAGACTTTCACGTGTGACTTGTcttagacagatagacagaagtGGTAGAGGATCACTGTAGCGTTCCAGGCCAACTTGGGatacacacacagtcatttaGTTCTAGACCAGGGCTTTTCAACCCTCCTGGTGCTTCCaccttttaacacagttcctcatgttggggtgacccccccaatcataaaattattttcgttgctacttcatagctgtaattttgctactgttatgaatcggaATGTAAATAATTTTGGAGACGGAGGTTTGTCGAGggagtcgtgacccacaggttgagaaccatcatCCAGAGGATGGGTCCCATGCGACagcaggtttttcttttcttttctttttttttttttttggtttttcgagacagagtttctctgtgtagctttgcgcctttcctagatctcgctcggtagaccaggctggcctcgaactcaaaaagatccacctctctgcctcccgagtgcgcaGCACAGTTTTAACACATTAAGTCATCAAACTCACTTTTAAGTTTCTAAGTAACAATTTCAACCCACGTGTCGTTTATTACCtcacattaaaaatttaaaagaaaggagggaaagagggaggaagaaactgaagcagaactaTAAAGTAACGTGCCCAAATCACAGGCAGAGCCCTGACTCAAACCCGTATCTAATCAACAAGGTAATGGCCCACTGCGGCCCCAACTCTGTAACAAGGTCTGGAAAGAGCTCTTGCTGCGGAACAGGGAAAGCCAACCCTCTCAATACCTCCTTTGCACTCTCCGCCTTGACACAAAGAATTCGCAGACTCCATCTCCTCTTTCGCGTCTCAAGTGCTTTTTCCTACGAAGCTGGCCGGACAGGGCAAGTTGAACCCGGACCCAAACGCCCTTTCCCTGTAAACAGGAAGAGACAAACAATCATCTCTCTATTGCCACTCGGGGAAACCCTGACGGTCCCGGGATAAACAAGGTGTCCCCGCCCGCCTCCCTTGCCTTGTCCTTGTCAGATGTGTCCACGCCTACCTCACCGCCGTGGCCACTCCGATGCAGCCGGGCTTCCCCGCGAACACCGAAGGAGCTGTGCAGGACGGCTACTCCGTCTACCGCCGAGTCTTGCTTCCTCTTCAGGATCCAGTTTAAGAATTCCCGCCCAGGGCGTTCTTCAAAAACGCAACCCACCGACCCCAGCATGCTTTGCGCTTTCCGCCGTACAAAAACATGGCGGCGCCCACGGCTCCACCCATATCCCAGCATGCACCGCAGAGTAGGCTCGGCCATTcagatggtcaggaagatggcaGGCTCTGGGGCGGAGCCGCAGATCCTTGTACAGTACTTAGTGTTACGAAAGGACCTAGCGCAGGCTCCTTTCTCCTGGCCCACGGGCGCACTGGTAGCGCAGGCCTGTCACGCCGCCACCGCAGCCTTGCATCTTCACCGAGACCATCCGCACACGGTAGCGTACCTCCGGGAGCTGGGGCGCATGCGCAAGGTGGTTCTCGAGGTGAGTCGTCGGAGCGTAACCGGAAGGAAGTGAAGGGATGGGCGTGCAGAGGCCGGAAGTAGGTCTACTCGGGCCCAAACCTTGACTTCCGGGAGTAGGTACGGCAAGATAGTTGGAGTTTGGGGAACGGTCTGCGGCCTGAGCGGCTGCGCAGTGAACCTTCCCGGGAAGGGCGTGACTGCAACGAGCGGACATAAACCCCGCGTCGCAGGCGTCTCAGCACAAACGGGTTGTTCACGTGTCCCTTAGATTCCCTGGGAGGGCGGAGCTGGGGACGCGCGGTCCTTTCTACCTGTGCACCAGTAATGCCTTTTAAAGCTGTGCCTAAAAGTACCACTGCCTTAATAAACATGGTTAGTAAGGGAAATAGAGGCCGTTTGTTAAGAAGGAGAGAGGCGCTCGGTGAGCTGGGAAGAGGCCTGTATTTTTCAGAAGCTCTGCGCCTCCAGTCTCATGACCCTGCCATGTACATAGCACCTGCTTCTCTAGAGAGACAATTGTGCAAGAAAACACTTGTCAGGGCGTGAGAATGGAGGAACAGTGGCCAAAGGGACCACCGTGCCAACCTGCCTGTTTATATCCGCATTCAGCTTTGTGAGGGGTGCTTTCCCATCCAGGTGCCTTACACGCCTATTGGATCaacttgaaattttttaaaaagataattaaaattgtgtctgtgtgtctgtgtgtctgtgtgtgggtatatgcacatgagtgcaagtatgcttggaagacagaagagggcgtAGGTTcttctggagctgtagttacaggctgGGAGAGCAACCCATCGTGGGTACTGGGGagcaaactctggtcctctgttaGAGCAGTAGTCCCTggagactgagccatctcttcacctCTGGGCTAACTCTTACCAGAAACCCTCCTGCTAGATCAAGGAGACATCCACCTCCACTTTCCCCAACCAGCCCCACACAGTGGAGACTTCTTCCTCTGGATTAGGCACAATCTACACCCAAAcatctgttttcacagagagagcCTTTATTAAGTAGGGAAGAAAAGGTAAAGTGACTGATTTCTGACTCCAGTggaaaaaacagtagcaaatgaccttgcaggtgggttttttttttttctttttttgagatagggtttctttgtgtagccttggctgtcctcgaactcacagagatctgcctggctctgcctcccgagtgctgggatcaaaggtgtgcaccaccaccgccagacctcaggtataatttttaagaagagagaaaaggggaggtctgtgttagaatgggctaagATGCAGTGGTATATTTTGATTGGGCATgataattaggtgaaccaaagggggaTTTTGATTGCCGGACcttaatactttgatagctggacctcgGTAGTCAGCCTCGggtggaggaagtggccaaataagggaatgaaccttggtggctagctttaggaatgtaatataaaggtttttagcaaggcagagggaattggggagaagggcaaggcttgCCAGAACCACATGCTTGAGTGGGCTAGTGCCCCTTCAGTAGATCTTCCTGAGATTTCAGAAAGTTGTTTCCATCCAGGTCAAGGGTTAGGCCGTAGATCCTATTCTGCTAACCAAAAAGCATATAATGGAGCAGATTAAAAAGAATTTAAGGagagccggatggtggtggctcatgcctttaatctcagcacttgggaggcagaggcaggcagatctctgtgagttcgaggccagcctgatctacagagtgagatccaagacaggtgccaaagctacacagagaaaccctgtctcgaaaaaccaaaaaaattaaaaaataaaaaataaaataaattaaacattgaaattaaaatatagttatcattaaaaaaaaaaaaagaattaaaggagccgggcagcagtggtgcacacctttgatcccagcacttgggagacagagccaggcggatctctgtgagtttgaggccagcctggtctacagaacagaatccaggacaggtaccaaaactgcacagagaaaccctgtctcaaacaaacaagcaagcaagcaaacaaacaaaaaacaagatccTAAAGAGGAGTGGGAATAGCAAACCAGGGATGAAACTGATGCTATATAATTTTTCAGTGGAACCACATCTCTGGTTTCAGAGACCCTCCACCCACCAGGGACTACTGCTTTGACACTTCCTAACTGGGTCATTCAGTCTGGGTTTTGTGTTCTGCAACTTGTAGGCTGCTGATGAGACCACCTTGAAGGAGCTGGCTGAGGCCCTGCAGCAGAAGGACATCGACCACATGCTGTGGCTGGAGCAGCCAGAGAACATTGCCACGTGCATCGCCCTCAGGCCATACCCCAAGGAAGAAGTGAGCCAGTACTTGAAGAAGTTCCGATTGTTCAAGTGACTGCTGTTCCGGTAGAACTGGATGCCAGCTGGGTCAGGGAGCCAAATGTTCTCCATCCTGAAGCGCTGTGGACTCCTTTTAATGTTGATGTGCTCTTCCCCTCCAGTTATGATGGTTTCTTAAGAGCCAGCCCAAATTCAGATTAAAGCCATCATTAACAAGTACTTCCTATTATCTTAATTATTGCTACCAAGTTCAAGCGAGGGAAGTTGGTAAGCAGCAATATTATCTGTGGGGCATTGCTTAAACAGAAGATATATATATTTGGAATAATAGACCTCTTCTGATCACCCAGGTTTAACATGTTACCTATCCCATCCCCTCCTGCTTCCCTATCACTGGCCTCCAGTCTCTAGTAACAGAATGTTCCTATTCTTCCCCTCTTTGCTGCCTCATAAATTCAGTTAAACATACTCGCCTTcacagtctttttaaaaaattttttttggttctttttcaagacagggtttctctgtgtagttctggtgcctgtcctggatctcgctctatagaccaggctggcctcgaactcacagagatccacctggctctgcctcccgagtgctgggattaaaggtgtgcgccaccaccacccagctaccttTATAGTCTTACCAGCCAAAAATTATTCCCTCCTCTAAACATGTGAACATGACAGTACACTGTTCAAAATACTTCTGTAAACATGCGTACATGACAGCAGAAATTGAGTGAACACTTGTGAAGAAAGTTTATGGAATAATTTGTTCAGTAGATAGCTCTTACATGAGAGATGAAAGCCACAAGTGGGGTGACTCatcctgtaatccctgcacttgggaggctggggcagggggattgtcttgagttcaaggccatgctgtgctactgagcaagaccctgtctccaaaagctgAAAAGATTAAGGTGAGTGAGTTAGTCAACGCCCTATCCCTATAATGAAACATGTGGTGATTAACTTATGAAAAGAAAAGTCTTGCTTTGCCTGGCTGTTTTGGAGGTCCCAGGAGAAGACCAGGCCGACTGTGGCATTAGGTGGCCATTCTGGAGGGCAA
It encodes the following:
- the Ptrhd1 gene encoding putative peptidyl-tRNA hydrolase PTRHD1; its protein translation is MHRRVGSAIQMVRKMAGSGAEPQILVQYLVLRKDLAQAPFSWPTGALVAQACHAATAALHLHRDHPHTVAYLRELGRMRKVVLEAADETTLKELAEALQQKDIDHMLWLEQPENIATCIALRPYPKEEVSQYLKKFRLFK